One part of the Rhodococcus oxybenzonivorans genome encodes these proteins:
- a CDS encoding acetyl-CoA C-acetyltransferase: protein MRRAALVAPVRTAVGRFGGALRGVPAETLAATVIKETVARSGIDPILIEDVVMGQSYANSEAPCIGRWAALEAGLPISVAGLQTDRRCGTGLQALVTASMMVQTGAADVVLAGGVESMSNIEHYTTGARWGTRAGSLNLYDRLDRGRERSQPEWRFGKISGMIETAENVATRCGIGREESDAFAAESHAKAHAAWETGKFDDEVIEVKITDRKGNVSVVSRDEGIRPETTPETLARLRSALPDGVVTAGNASQQNDAASSMLVVAEDQLDELGLEPMGFLTGWSAAGCEPALMGLGPVAATSKLFRRTGASFDDFTLIELNEAFACQVLGVLKEWGFEDRDRLNVNGSGISLGHPIGATGARMTTTALHELRRRGGGKALVTMCIGGGQGMAAIIEGA from the coding sequence ATGCGAAGAGCAGCACTGGTCGCCCCGGTCCGCACCGCGGTCGGCCGTTTCGGCGGCGCACTGCGCGGCGTCCCGGCAGAGACGTTGGCCGCCACCGTGATCAAGGAGACCGTGGCGCGGTCCGGGATCGACCCGATCCTCATCGAAGACGTCGTGATGGGACAGTCGTACGCCAACTCCGAGGCCCCGTGCATCGGCCGGTGGGCCGCCCTCGAGGCAGGACTGCCGATCAGCGTCGCCGGATTGCAGACCGACCGCCGGTGCGGCACGGGCCTGCAAGCCCTCGTGACGGCGTCGATGATGGTGCAGACCGGCGCAGCCGACGTGGTGCTCGCCGGTGGCGTCGAGTCGATGAGCAACATCGAGCACTACACCACCGGTGCCCGCTGGGGGACCCGCGCCGGATCGCTGAACCTGTACGACCGCCTCGACCGCGGGCGGGAACGCTCCCAGCCGGAATGGCGGTTCGGGAAGATCAGCGGCATGATCGAGACCGCTGAGAACGTCGCGACACGGTGTGGGATCGGCCGTGAGGAGTCGGACGCGTTCGCCGCCGAAAGCCACGCCAAGGCCCACGCCGCTTGGGAGACAGGCAAGTTCGACGACGAGGTGATCGAGGTCAAGATCACCGACCGGAAGGGCAATGTCTCCGTCGTCTCCAGGGACGAGGGTATCCGCCCGGAAACCACGCCGGAGACGCTGGCGCGCCTGCGCAGTGCGCTCCCGGACGGTGTCGTCACCGCGGGCAACGCGAGCCAGCAGAACGATGCGGCGTCGTCGATGCTCGTTGTGGCCGAGGATCAACTCGACGAACTCGGGCTCGAGCCGATGGGTTTCCTCACCGGGTGGTCCGCCGCCGGGTGCGAACCGGCGCTGATGGGCCTCGGTCCGGTCGCGGCCACGTCGAAGCTGTTCCGCAGGACCGGTGCGAGCTTCGACGACTTCACGCTGATCGAGCTGAACGAAGCTTTCGCGTGCCAGGTGCTCGGCGTTCTGAAGGAATGGGGATTCGAGGACCGCGACCGCCTCAACGTCAACGGGTCCGGGATCTCGCTCGGACACCCGATCGGCGCGACCGGTGCCCGAATGACGACCACCGCGCTGCATGAACTGCGGCGACGCGGCGGCGGCAAGGCGCTCGTCACGATGTGCATCGGAGGCGGGCAGGGAATGGCCGCCATCATCGAAGGCGCCTAG
- a CDS encoding MarR family winged helix-turn-helix transcriptional regulator: protein MITEEATAQVLREALRPIWRQLATGRTISVGKIGVLGYLSKHGRTSASTLATAEKISPQAIATTVRELENLGLIVRTPDEQDRRRIWIELTDAGRERLAQERSKGLEWLEHAIAERLTVEEKKTLDSIVPILRKLADDAPVD from the coding sequence ATGATCACCGAAGAGGCCACCGCGCAAGTCCTGCGGGAAGCGCTGCGCCCAATCTGGCGGCAGCTCGCAACCGGCAGGACGATCTCCGTCGGTAAAATAGGTGTGCTCGGCTATCTGTCGAAGCACGGACGAACGTCCGCCTCGACACTCGCCACGGCCGAGAAGATCAGCCCCCAAGCAATCGCAACGACAGTGCGCGAACTCGAGAATCTCGGCCTCATCGTGCGTACCCCAGACGAGCAGGATCGACGCCGAATCTGGATCGAGCTCACCGATGCCGGTCGCGAGAGGCTGGCGCAGGAGCGGTCTAAAGGTTTGGAGTGGCTCGAACACGCCATCGCGGAACGGCTGACCGTCGAGGAGAAGAAGACTCTCGACTCCATCGTTCCGATTCTGCGCAAGTTGGCGGACGATGCCCCAGTCGACTGA
- a CDS encoding acyl-CoA dehydrogenase family protein, with protein MSTLPRLVPPCSPEAPELRALREEVREFLDDQRAAGAFTPHVDCWISAWDEEFTAALAIRGWLGLTVPEEYGGHGKSFLHRYVVTEELLAAGAPVAAHWVGDRQIAPSLLKYGTEGQRHAFLPGIVRGERFFAIGMSEPDSGSDLASARTRAVRVEDGWRITGTKVWTSGAHRSHALMLLARTSPVDPEHRHAGLSQFIVDLDSPGLTISPIHWMNGEHHFNEVSLDEVFVPDDRVFGEIGNGWKQVTSELGFERSGPERTLSTFPVLAGLADRMGRGELPADPALGRLVARITGARQMSAAVAGQLQRHLPADVAAAVVKVLGTTTEGDIADLADLHCDDTTDPGFRDLVQTAVDHRPGFTIRGGTNEILRGVIARELGLR; from the coding sequence ATGAGCACGCTGCCCCGACTCGTACCACCCTGCTCCCCGGAGGCCCCGGAATTGCGCGCCCTGCGCGAGGAGGTCCGGGAATTCCTCGACGACCAACGGGCCGCCGGCGCCTTCACCCCGCACGTCGACTGCTGGATCTCGGCCTGGGACGAGGAATTCACCGCCGCCCTCGCCATACGCGGGTGGCTCGGGCTGACCGTCCCCGAAGAGTACGGCGGGCACGGGAAGTCCTTCCTCCACCGCTACGTGGTGACCGAGGAATTGCTCGCAGCCGGCGCACCGGTGGCCGCCCACTGGGTCGGTGACCGCCAGATCGCCCCGTCCCTGCTCAAGTACGGCACCGAAGGGCAACGCCACGCTTTCCTGCCGGGCATCGTGCGCGGCGAGCGGTTCTTCGCGATCGGCATGAGCGAGCCCGACTCGGGCTCGGACCTGGCAAGTGCGCGTACACGCGCCGTTCGCGTCGAGGACGGCTGGCGGATCACCGGGACCAAAGTGTGGACCTCGGGTGCACACCGCTCCCACGCGCTCATGCTGCTCGCCCGAACCTCCCCGGTGGACCCGGAGCACCGGCACGCCGGTCTCAGCCAGTTCATCGTCGATCTGGACAGTCCCGGTCTGACCATCAGCCCGATCCACTGGATGAACGGTGAGCACCACTTCAACGAGGTCTCCCTCGACGAGGTCTTCGTTCCCGACGACCGTGTCTTCGGGGAGATCGGCAACGGCTGGAAACAGGTGACCTCCGAGCTCGGATTCGAGCGCAGCGGTCCCGAGCGGACACTGTCCACCTTCCCGGTGCTCGCCGGACTCGCCGACCGGATGGGGCGGGGGGAACTGCCTGCCGACCCCGCCCTGGGCCGGCTGGTCGCGCGCATCACCGGTGCCCGGCAGATGTCGGCCGCCGTCGCCGGACAGCTGCAGCGCCATCTTCCCGCCGACGTAGCGGCCGCCGTCGTGAAGGTACTGGGCACCACCACCGAAGGCGACATTGCGGACCTCGCGGACCTGCACTGTGACGACACCACGGACCCGGGGTTTCGCGACCTGGTCCAGACCGCCGTCGACCATCGGCCCGGGTTCACCATCCGGGGCGGAACCAACGAGATACTTCGCGGCGTGATCGCCCGAGAATTGGGGTTGCGATGA
- a CDS encoding MFS transporter: MPQSTESTTGPRLLPALAYAALTTAVVSSLGMLLVPTISHDMHVEVSTGQWMLTVNLLVGAVATPIMGRLSDGPHKKRLLLFSLTTILVGSIVAATAPNFTVFLIGRALQGLTYGIVPVTIALARRYLPENKARLGISSLSVTVTTGLGLGYPLTGILADLFGFRFAFWFAALFLITTILVVWRVVPAGPDERAPRNRLDVPGALLVGTGLASLLVAVSEGSRWGWDSPWTIGFFAGAATLLTAWSLVELRTPYPLINLRVLRNSDVLVANSTAIGLGAAMYIGLSIGSLIAQAPTSTGYGIALPLFWAGFVMLPLSVASFGANRLVRALSHRIRMRTLLLVGAGLVTASSALLWVAHDALWEILIGMFGFGLGMGMTYAAMPALIARSVADTELGSAVSFNQVLRTVGGSFGSALAGAVLAANLAPNLLPTEGGIKLALAVGAIGCAVVFAALLVNHVMSRPPTPTSEPADARVSRG; encoded by the coding sequence ATGCCCCAGTCGACTGAGTCCACAACGGGTCCCCGGTTACTGCCGGCCCTGGCGTATGCCGCCCTGACGACCGCGGTCGTCAGTTCACTCGGCATGCTCCTGGTGCCCACCATCTCCCACGACATGCACGTCGAGGTGAGCACCGGCCAATGGATGCTCACCGTCAACCTCCTCGTCGGGGCGGTCGCAACACCCATCATGGGACGGCTGAGCGACGGACCCCACAAAAAGCGCCTGCTCCTGTTCTCCCTGACCACGATCCTCGTCGGTTCGATCGTCGCGGCCACGGCTCCCAACTTCACCGTCTTCCTGATCGGGCGCGCGTTGCAGGGACTCACCTACGGGATCGTTCCGGTGACGATCGCTCTGGCCCGCCGCTATCTTCCCGAGAACAAGGCCCGGCTCGGCATCTCCAGCCTGTCGGTAACGGTCACGACAGGCCTGGGACTCGGATACCCTCTGACCGGCATCCTTGCCGACCTTTTCGGGTTCCGTTTCGCCTTCTGGTTCGCGGCGCTGTTCCTGATCACCACCATCCTCGTAGTCTGGCGTGTCGTTCCCGCGGGCCCCGACGAGCGGGCACCACGCAACAGACTCGACGTCCCGGGCGCCCTGCTGGTCGGCACCGGACTCGCGTCCCTCCTCGTCGCCGTCAGCGAAGGCTCCCGGTGGGGCTGGGACTCGCCGTGGACCATCGGATTCTTCGCCGGTGCGGCCACACTGCTGACGGCGTGGTCCCTCGTCGAACTGCGAACCCCGTACCCGCTGATCAACCTGCGAGTCCTGCGCAACAGTGACGTTCTGGTCGCGAACAGCACCGCAATCGGCCTCGGCGCCGCAATGTACATCGGACTCTCGATCGGCAGCCTCATCGCCCAGGCGCCCACCTCCACCGGATACGGCATCGCGCTACCCCTGTTCTGGGCCGGATTCGTGATGCTCCCCTTGTCGGTCGCGAGCTTCGGCGCGAACCGGCTCGTGCGCGCCCTCTCGCACCGAATACGGATGAGGACTCTGCTGCTCGTCGGCGCCGGGCTGGTGACAGCCTCGAGCGCACTTCTCTGGGTGGCCCACGACGCGTTGTGGGAAATCCTGATCGGTATGTTCGGGTTCGGACTGGGGATGGGCATGACGTACGCGGCGATGCCGGCCCTGATCGCCCGGAGCGTGGCCGACACCGAACTCGGCAGCGCCGTGAGCTTCAACCAGGTGCTGCGCACCGTCGGCGGCTCATTCGGCAGCGCCCTCGCGGGTGCGGTGCTCGCCGCGAACCTGGCACCGAACCTACTTCCCACCGAAGGCGGGATCAAGCTCGCCCTTGCCGTGGGTGCCATCGGGTGCGCGGTCGTCTTCGCCGCACTCCTCGTCAATCACGTGATGTCGCGTCCGCCGACCCCGACGTCGGAGCCGGCGGACGCGCGTGTCAGTCGGGGCTAG
- a CDS encoding acyl-CoA dehydrogenase family protein, which produces MTITTGQVDQDLVTLMNDVFGDYAEHHPTSTDTTLDREFWRRLDDLGLIRLTGPEESGGSGADWHTAAELLSAAVRHAVRVPLAEHDLLACAVLDDAGLPVDDAARTVTVLDEHGTATRVPWASTSDKVVTVFESGGKWLVADVPVGDLDVTPGANPLGEPRDDIAVDVNTLAATEAPDGLIERLRLKSALVRAIQVCAALDKTLELTVQHASVRTQFGRSLSRFQAVQHLIADMAAEAALARTSTEAALTAAVATDWAGANVPFLVATARSCTGHGASVVVRNAHQVHGAIGTTREHQLHHFTRPALTWRAEFGSVQHWDDQVAQAALSARDDLWGLITR; this is translated from the coding sequence ATGACCATCACGACCGGCCAGGTCGACCAGGACCTGGTCACCTTGATGAACGACGTGTTCGGCGACTACGCCGAGCACCACCCGACATCGACGGACACCACCCTCGACCGGGAATTCTGGCGCCGTCTCGACGATCTCGGGCTCATACGACTGACCGGCCCGGAGGAGAGCGGTGGCAGCGGCGCCGACTGGCACACCGCCGCCGAACTGCTCTCCGCCGCTGTCCGGCACGCCGTCCGCGTCCCTCTGGCCGAGCACGACCTGCTGGCCTGCGCCGTGCTCGACGACGCCGGCCTTCCCGTAGACGATGCCGCACGCACCGTGACCGTCCTCGACGAACACGGGACAGCGACACGCGTGCCCTGGGCCAGCACGTCCGACAAGGTCGTGACCGTGTTCGAGTCCGGCGGAAAATGGTTGGTCGCGGACGTTCCCGTCGGAGACCTCGACGTCACGCCGGGCGCGAACCCCCTGGGCGAACCCCGGGACGACATCGCCGTGGACGTCAACACCCTCGCGGCGACGGAGGCCCCCGACGGACTGATCGAACGGCTGCGCCTGAAATCGGCGCTGGTGCGGGCGATCCAGGTCTGTGCCGCCTTGGACAAGACCCTCGAGCTGACCGTGCAACACGCCAGCGTCCGAACCCAGTTCGGGCGGTCACTGTCCCGATTCCAGGCCGTGCAACACCTCATCGCGGACATGGCCGCCGAGGCCGCGCTCGCCCGCACGTCCACCGAAGCCGCGCTCACCGCCGCGGTCGCCACCGACTGGGCCGGTGCGAACGTTCCCTTCCTCGTCGCGACCGCACGCTCCTGCACCGGTCACGGCGCCTCGGTCGTCGTCCGCAACGCCCACCAGGTGCACGGCGCGATCGGCACCACCCGCGAGCACCAACTGCACCACTTCACCCGCCCCGCCCTCACATGGCGGGCAGAGTTCGGCTCCGTCCAACACTGGGACGACCAAGTCGCGCAGGCCGCGCTCAGCGCCCGAGATGATCTGTGGGGACTGATCACACGCTGA